A stretch of Crossiella cryophila DNA encodes these proteins:
- a CDS encoding SDR family oxidoreductase codes for MSISTPADRLFGSRVVVIGAGSGIGKAIAHSLAKAGADLLLAGRDPGALERTAVELAPYAGSVDTQPVDLAEEGSVTGLALRAGRVDHVISTASAAANGPVSTMDFTAVRTALAAKVIGPLLLAKHLAERIDPAGSMLFFSGVIAWRPAPGRSVMAATNGALAHLVEALALELAPVRVNAISPGIVDSGAWDALPDKDGFLAGVAAKNPARRVGTPADLAEAALFTLTNRFVTGSVVHVDGGGRLA; via the coding sequence ATGAGCATTTCCACCCCTGCCGACCGACTGTTCGGTAGTCGCGTCGTGGTGATCGGCGCCGGTTCCGGCATCGGCAAGGCCATCGCGCACTCTCTGGCCAAGGCCGGGGCCGACCTGCTGCTGGCCGGCCGCGACCCGGGCGCGCTGGAGCGCACCGCCGTCGAACTGGCCCCGTACGCCGGCTCGGTGGACACCCAGCCGGTGGACCTGGCCGAGGAGGGTTCGGTCACCGGACTGGCGCTGCGTGCGGGCCGGGTCGACCACGTGATCAGCACCGCCTCCGCCGCCGCCAACGGACCGGTGTCCACAATGGACTTCACCGCGGTGCGCACCGCACTGGCCGCCAAGGTCATCGGCCCACTGCTGCTCGCCAAGCACCTGGCCGAGCGGATCGACCCGGCGGGCAGCATGCTGTTCTTCTCCGGCGTGATCGCCTGGCGCCCCGCCCCCGGCCGCAGCGTGATGGCGGCGACCAACGGCGCGCTCGCCCACCTGGTCGAGGCCCTCGCCCTGGAACTGGCGCCGGTGCGGGTGAACGCGATCAGCCCCGGCATCGTCGACTCCGGCGCCTGGGACGCCCTGCCGGACAAGGACGGCTTCCTGGCCGGGGTGGCCGCGAAGAACCCGGCCCGCCGGGTCGGCACTCCGGCGGATCTGGCCGAGGCGGCGTTGTTCACCTTGACCAACCGCTTCGTCACCGGTTCGGTGGTGCACGTCGACGGCGGCGGCCGTCTGGCCTAG
- a CDS encoding glycine cleavage system protein H has protein sequence MFVDFQTLRFTRDHTWVRHRGDTLRVGLTDVLTRGLTDLVEVGLPPLGGDVHLLAPCGFLATRTWFGDLFAPMSGLVVERNERLFDDPGLIVRDPYDTGWLFEIRTTGDPLLDTLDGADYLELVSQVP, from the coding sequence ATGTTCGTCGACTTCCAGACCCTCCGGTTCACCAGGGACCACACCTGGGTCCGGCACCGCGGCGACACGCTGCGAGTGGGCTTGACCGATGTGCTCACCCGCGGCCTGACCGATCTGGTCGAGGTGGGCCTGCCGCCGCTGGGCGGTGACGTGCACCTGTTGGCCCCGTGCGGATTCCTGGCCACCCGTACCTGGTTCGGCGACCTGTTCGCGCCGATGTCCGGGCTCGTGGTGGAACGCAACGAACGGCTCTTCGACGATCCAGGCCTGATCGTGCGCGACCCGTACGACACCGGCTGGCTCTTCGAGATCCGCACCACCGGCGACCCGTTGCTGGACACCCTCGACGGCGCCGACTACCTCGAACTGGTCAGCCAGGTTCCCTAG
- a CDS encoding YdcF family protein, translating into MLFGILAGIAGLVFLVRVVREPRRMSNAVWFGILLFFGGLWAAWELGQYGYGMIVVLLGLLALLIGLVLPFALLANGVIMLRRESFRPANLLSLLTGLTTIGLLGFTVIFGWRLERPAQLVLMAVILAFGYFAFLFVSLLAYSIVYGSLSSRGRVDAIVVLGSGLIGDRVPPLLAARIERGLALYRRDRAAGGEPVLVVSGGQGPGETTTEAAAMRDYLLAREVPAEHIVLEDRARTTEENLRFSSALVTPARPGARIVAVTNNYHVFRTAVLSYQLKLRMRVVGSRTALYFLPSAFIREFVALLMQYRITTAVGALAVVGMPSLGVFLLATA; encoded by the coding sequence GTGCTGTTCGGAATCCTGGCAGGAATCGCGGGCCTCGTCTTTCTGGTGCGGGTGGTGCGTGAACCCCGCCGGATGAGCAACGCGGTGTGGTTCGGCATCCTGTTGTTCTTCGGTGGTCTGTGGGCGGCCTGGGAGCTGGGGCAGTACGGCTACGGCATGATCGTGGTGCTGCTGGGGCTGCTCGCCCTGCTCATCGGGCTGGTGCTGCCGTTCGCGCTCCTCGCCAACGGAGTGATCATGCTACGCCGCGAGTCCTTCCGGCCGGCCAACCTGCTGTCCCTGCTGACAGGATTGACGACGATCGGGCTGCTCGGGTTCACCGTGATCTTCGGCTGGCGGCTGGAACGTCCCGCGCAACTCGTGTTGATGGCGGTGATCCTGGCCTTCGGCTACTTCGCGTTCCTGTTCGTCAGCCTGCTCGCCTACTCCATTGTGTACGGATCGCTGAGCAGCCGCGGTCGGGTGGACGCGATCGTGGTGCTGGGCAGCGGCCTGATCGGGGACCGGGTGCCGCCGCTGCTGGCGGCCAGGATCGAGCGCGGACTGGCGCTCTACCGCAGGGATCGCGCGGCCGGGGGTGAGCCGGTGCTGGTGGTCTCCGGCGGGCAGGGGCCGGGGGAGACCACCACCGAGGCGGCCGCGATGCGGGACTACCTGCTGGCCCGCGAGGTCCCGGCCGAGCACATCGTGCTGGAGGACCGGGCGCGCACCACCGAGGAGAATCTGCGGTTCAGCTCGGCGCTGGTGACCCCGGCGCGGCCGGGGGCGCGGATCGTCGCGGTGACCAACAACTACCACGTCTTCCGCACCGCGGTGCTGTCGTATCAGCTCAAGCTGCGGATGCGGGTGGTGGGTTCGCGCACCGCGCTGTACTTCCTGCCGAGCGCGTTCATCCGCGAGTTCGTCGCGTTGCTCATGCAGTACCGGATCACCACGGCGGTCGGCGCGCTCGCGGTGGTGGGGATGCCTTCGCTGGGTGTGTTCCTGCTCGCCACCGCCTGA
- a CDS encoding class I SAM-dependent methyltransferase — MGTYPFDNAVDAARTRMAALEATYDTVTTPLLAELGVAPGWRCWEVGAGGGSIARWLGERVGPDGYVLATDLDTRLLELAPPVEIQRHDVLTDPLPPGGFDLIHCRLVLIHHPARDAAVAKLTAALNPGGVLLLEEILPKEQRVLSTATCQQDSFWAVQTQVLEVLTKLGSDDLDWALGMEKLFVHCGLDQVAASRSTPIWVGGGEGSKLLLANAWELRDKLRAAGVGPGELAQFTRLLRDPGFSVTAYPLLSTWGRAPR; from the coding sequence GTGGGCACTTACCCCTTCGACAACGCGGTGGACGCCGCGCGGACCCGGATGGCCGCGCTGGAGGCCACCTACGACACGGTGACCACCCCGCTGCTGGCCGAGCTGGGCGTGGCGCCGGGCTGGCGTTGCTGGGAGGTCGGCGCCGGCGGTGGTTCGATCGCCCGCTGGCTGGGCGAACGGGTCGGCCCGGACGGTTACGTGCTGGCCACCGACCTCGACACCCGGCTGCTGGAACTGGCCCCGCCGGTGGAGATCCAGCGGCACGACGTGCTCACCGACCCGTTGCCGCCGGGTGGTTTCGACCTGATCCACTGCCGCCTGGTGCTCATCCACCATCCGGCGCGGGATGCCGCGGTGGCCAAGCTGACCGCCGCGCTCAACCCCGGCGGGGTGCTGCTGCTGGAGGAGATCCTGCCCAAGGAGCAGCGGGTGCTCAGCACCGCGACCTGCCAGCAGGACTCCTTCTGGGCGGTGCAGACCCAGGTGCTGGAGGTGCTCACCAAACTCGGCTCCGACGACCTCGACTGGGCCCTGGGCATGGAGAAACTGTTCGTCCACTGTGGACTCGACCAGGTCGCGGCCAGCCGGTCCACGCCGATCTGGGTCGGCGGCGGCGAGGGCAGCAAGCTGCTGCTGGCCAACGCCTGGGAGCTGCGGGACAAGCTGCGCGCGGCCGGGGTCGGGCCGGGCGAACTGGCCCAGTTCACCCGGCTGCTGCGTGATCCCGGGTTCAGCGTCACGGCCTATCCGCTGCTGAGCACC